Within Actinomycetota bacterium, the genomic segment GCTCGACCGCGAGGTGCGGGATGTTGCGCCGCCATCCGGGGATGTCGCCGCCCATGCCCTCGAGCAACACGATGGACTCGGCGGCCGGATCGCCGTGCTCCTCGTGGTAGAGCCGGGCGCCGTCGGGGCGTGTCAGGAAGGCCACGAGGCGCGGAGTCCCCCGCGATCTGCCGTCAGGCGGTCGCCGCTTTGGTGGCGTTGCGCAGCCGGCTCGCCATCTGCTGCAAGGTCTTCACCGCGATGGACGGGTGCTCCTGCATCAACCCCCTGAACACCCACTCCGTGAGACCCAGCATCTCGATGTCGGAGGTCGCGGTCACCGTGGCGGTGCGCGGCCCACCGTCGAGCAGCGCGATCTCGCCGAAGAAGTCCCCGGGGCCGAGCGACGCCTTCTTCGCGCCGCCGATCGTGACCTCGGCGGTGCCGTCGACGATCACGAAGAGGCCGACCCCCGGCTCGCCCTCGCGGGCGATCACGGTGCCGGACGCGTGGTCGATGTCCTTCACGACGCGAGCGACCGTCTGCAGATCCCTGCGGGAGCAGCCTGAGAACAGGGGCACACGCGAGAGCTGCCCCACCACGTCACGTCTGGCCACGCCGTTCCCCCTTCGTTCGGATGCGACTCGGCCATCCTAGTCGTGTTCTCTCGCCCGTGGGACCCTCAGATCCCCGGGGTCAGGCAGGAACGAGCCTCCAACGTTGCCAGTAGGCCGCGGCGTCGAAGCCGTCGAGATGCCGGTCGGCCGCGGCCTCGATCGCGGCCATGAAGTCCCCGGTGCGGGCGACGTCCAGATGGTGCCGTCCGACGTACCGGCCGACGATTCGCAGGAACCGGTCATGCCCGAACCGCTTCGACAGGTTCGCCAACATGCAGGCACCGCTGCGGTAGACCACCCAGTACCGACTCGGATGCTCTGCCCAGTAGGCCATATCGTTGGTGAGCGCCGTGTCCGCGCTCGGCCAGTCGACCCCCCGGCACCCCGGATCGGACCCGAACGGCTCCCGCGAAGCCCAGGTCGCGAACGACTCGTCGAGCCACGGCTCGTGGTACTGATCGTTGCCCACGACCCCGTAGAACCACTGATGAGCGAGCTCGTGCGCGATCGTGTCGCGGAGCGGGCCGGCGAACACGATCGTGGGGTACTCCATGCCGCCGAACTCGCCGAACCCGGTGAGCACCACGTCCACCTCGGGGTAGGGGTACTCGCCGAGGGCCCGCCCGAGCGACTTCATCACGGTCACGGCGTCG encodes:
- a CDS encoding cyclic nucleotide-binding domain-containing protein — translated: MARRDVVGQLSRVPLFSGCSRRDLQTVARVVKDIDHASGTVIAREGEPGVGLFVIVDGTAEVTIGGAKKASLGPGDFFGEIALLDGGPRTATVTATSDIEMLGLTEWVFRGLMQEHPSIAVKTLQQMASRLRNATKAATA